In one Brassica oleracea var. oleracea cultivar TO1000 chromosome C9, BOL, whole genome shotgun sequence genomic region, the following are encoded:
- the LOC106316867 gene encoding uncharacterized protein LOC106316867, protein MTTSRLIMITFLVVLTTTSSGVIGEGNDVVYSADAGPVLPNVTYYISFMSSDYNMWVCRMNARSTDPRTCPHQPVMFTRPTITPTPVMFILPSSTPDSTVIRESTKLSIKFANPSQCGESGVWRVANGEVVLNGVESREDSLFSIHMTDSYYKFTIGESVYPDVYATSISLSNDRYGKDRLIAKQPSGEMEVLFYQNYPPEY, encoded by the coding sequence ATGACAACATCACGATTGATCATGATCACTTTCTTGGTCGTTTTAACAACAACATCATCTGGTGTTATTGGAGAAGGGAACGATGTAGTTTATTCAGCAGACGCAGGGCCAGTCTTGCCCAACGTTACCTATTACATCAGCTTCATGTCGTCCGACTACAACATGTGGGTTTGCCGAATGAATGCGAGATCAACAGATCCCAGAACATGCCCACACCAACCGGTAATGTTCACTAGACCAACCATAACACCAACGCCTGTTATGTTTATATTACCATCGTCAACACCAGACAGTACTGTCATACGTGAATCAACTAAACTTAGCATCAAGTTCGCAAATCCAAGCCAATGCGGTGAATCAGGGGTTTGGAGAGTAGCAAATGGTGAAGTAGTCCTTAACGGAGTTGAGTCAAGGGAAGATAGTTTGTTCTCAATCCACATGACTGACTCATATTACAAGTTTACTATCGGTGAGAGTGTCTATCCAGACGTTTATGCAACGAGTATCAGTTTATCTAACGATAGATATGGTAAAGATAGGTTGATAGCGAAGCAGCCTTCTGGAGAGATGGAGGTTCTTTTCTACCAAAATTATCCACCTGAATATTAA
- the LOC106315871 gene encoding ER membrane protein complex subunit 6: MGSSEKRSKDVMSDIPTFSGENLQKNLKVIQNSRTFLSIIAGVLAGIIGFTGLTGFVFYFVVMLITSVGLMAKAGFSADLYFDSWNRVLFDGFLGGLMSFVLFWTFAYDLVHIF, encoded by the exons ATGGGTTCATCTGAGAAGAGGTCAAAGGATGTCATGAGTGACATACCAACCTTCAGTGGAGAGAATCTGCAGAAGAATTTGAAAGTTATACAGAACAG CCGGACGTTTCTGTCTATCATAGCTGGAGTCCTTGCAGGGATAATTGGATTCACAGGGTTGACTGGTTTTGTGTTTTACTTTGTGGTGATGTTGATTACATCTGTTGGACTCATGGCTAAGGCAGGATTCTCTGCAGACTTGTACTTTGATTCATGGAACCGTGTCCTTTTTGACGGTTTTCTTGGTGGACTCATG TCGTTTGTGCTGTTCTGGAC ATTTGCTTATGACTTGGTGCACATATTCTGA